In a genomic window of Paramicrobacterium chengjingii:
- a CDS encoding DUF3499 family protein has translation MDERICSRVGCSREAVSTLTYDYADQMAVLGPLGLSREPHSYDLCAIHTERLSTPQGWQIIRHVSQTEA, from the coding sequence ATGGATGAAAGAATCTGTTCCCGAGTCGGGTGTAGCCGAGAGGCCGTCTCGACGCTCACCTATGATTACGCCGATCAGATGGCAGTGCTGGGCCCGCTTGGCCTGTCACGAGAACCGCACAGCTATGATTTGTGCGCAATCCACACCGAACGGCTTTCCACTCCGCAAGGATGGCAGATCATCAGACACGTAAGCCAGACGGAGGCATAG